ctCGCATGGCTTGCAGTAcataaagcaaaaatatttcaaagaccGTTATATCGAATATACGGAGTAAAAGGTAAAAGTAaaagattattaattttatataaaataaaacaagatgtaaaaaaaattgaaaacttaaaacatTCTTTCACTTCTTTCTCTCGCGCTCTTCGCGCTTTGATTCatgaataaatacataaaataaaatatttatttatttacaccgatcgcatattttttttcgtgtgtattCAATGACATCGCTCCATGACGCAACTACTATCtcctgttcaaaaaaaaaaaaaaaaaaagaaagaacgcacataaaaacacagaaaatgaAGATAAATAGAAATGATgaagatttattattttgaattttacgaTCTATACAAAGCGACGCATTACAACGAAAAATACCAaacattactttttaatacaataattatgtttattttgctttaataCAGTTATATTGAGTACTTACCGGTCTCCGCACACGCAAAATACAAATACACACTGTCAACCTGTTGATATTTGTTTGATTgagaaaaagaaatgaaaaattacatgaaagcTTTGAACATACAAGAAAGCGTTTTAGTGTTCATTTTGAATGAAAGCCCTTTCAATATTGGATTTGAGCTAAGCAGTTTTAACGGATATTGGTATGAGATTCaagtttgaatgaaaaaaacatgaatgaaTTCAGTATTCACTACggttttgaatgaattttacgTTGTAAATGTgatgaagttttattttttgtattttatgaggaaatttttttttttaatttattaaaaaaaaaaaaaattattgtaaattaaaaaaaatttaaaatgaaaccattattttttcaaaaacaaaaattttaaaattttttaaattttataaattataaatacaatttaagaatttttatttatctaagttaatgatttcaaatttgataaaataattaatgtagaaaaattacttaagcttagaattaaaatcttaatgaattttatagaattataatttatcaatatcatatgaaatttatcaaaattatcaaaatatttaacgtttcaattgattttaaaatgttttagcttatatttgaattaaaaaaatagataaaaatatataaaataaaataaatttttttttttcgttaatttaatattttttaaccaatttttgtctctgctcaaaaatttaatttaatttaattaaagttttgtaagaaattagaaaataaataaaaactgagattttcttaatttttcgaaaatattgttaaaatttctaaaaaacgagatttatacaataatttttaattttttttttaatttaacttaaaaaaattattttttacgccttcaaaaattcattaaaaaaatatttttttttatttcaaattcaatcgaaaaaaaaattttttgtactaaaaaaatgcaaaaaaaaaataccaaaataccaaaaatgaCAATCGTATTTTCCATGCCTTACCATCGAGGAAACTAAATTCTCTTTTGATAAGGCAATCAAAAATATCCTTCACTAAGCGTGGTTCTTGTTTagttgcaaagaaaaaaaacgatcaaaatatttgttgaaaggtatatgtttttaaatgaCTTTCCACTCgcgacttttattaaaaaagcatcGTAATTTGTTTGTGAAATATATTTCAGCGAAAATAGTTTTCCATTTACTGATATTTAATCACCATTAagtaatcaattatttattaaaaatgatttcccCAACGATGTGccagctaattttttttattgttattattggcAGTCCCATTGGTCAATTTATGTTGTGTTGAATGTAAATAACGACATTGATGATTGTCTACACCTGCAAATAGCATGGTTACACGATATGAATGGTTATCACGAGGAGTcctttattgatatttatgaTACACGCGATtagttattttatgatttgattaaaaaatttggaaaaaaaaaaatagaaaaatattcgttaataacattttttgtttatttttccttacaatattaataataattttaatataatgataataattattaattaataattttttaatgaatacataaccaatttgaacttttttaaatattaatttttttttacaattttttattagaaaatgagaaaaaaaaattttttttcaggaatgtTCGtacaaatgttgtttttttttattgttacgtaatatttattgattaaaagcaTTGTGTCCTGTCTATTTTTATGTTTGCTACGTTTAAATGATTATAGTATACTGTTTCATAtgataactatttttttttatgtgaacgtGATTTGCGTCCTACGTAActctttttccattttttttcttaaatatttggcATGCTTTATGAATTGGTGGTAGTTTTCTGTTGAAACGGAGCCAATCACAAATCTTAATTTaacatcacttttttttcttgaattttaaacaataacaCATGACTGACaaacaaatatatataattataacgattaattttgtgtataaataaaaGTCGAATAAAAGTTAAACTCTTGATCGTGGAATTGAGATGAGTGGGAACCACTTGAGAATTTCGTCTTTTAGATCGAAACTGTCCAACGGTAGTTCGACGCCGCCAAGAAATTCATTTTCCTGCAATGAATCGTGAGACCAAACGGTGGCCTGAAGCACGCGAGATCTGATTACTTCGAGTGGCATGCGATATtccaactgaaaaaaaatatttaaaaattaattttagtattttttacaatttttaaaaatttaccgtcTCCATGAAACTTGGATAGCAATTTTTCCGAACCACCTTCGTCTTGCGTTTCGTTGATTTCGATCGATCTGGTTTAAGATAGACTTTTACATACGTATTTGGTTCTTCGCCATTCGTTTTGATGGGTAATGAGCGGGCATGATGTAtctattttcatgaaaaataattaaaatttgttaaatttaattttttttaagacttaCCATGACCGTTAATGCTCCTCGATGATATTGCAAGGAAAGTTTTAGTTCACCGCCGACACGTTCCGTCAATACTGGAGGAGGACGaacatctaaaaataaaaaaaatatttaaaattttataaaatttcattaaaaaaattataaaaactcacctttaACTTTCTTTTGATGAATATCGGCTTCTTGCTGATCCCGCAACAGTGGATGGAAAAACGTGTAAACCAAGTCCGAATGCGCTATTTCATCTGCTGAATTGAAAAGTGACACCAAAAACTGTCGAATGACCGGAACGCGACGTTCTGCAACTGTCTTGATGTTACTTCGACCCACATGGATGCCCGTTTGCAAGCTATTataaaggtaaataaataaaaaaaaaacaaatatttatatcgaatttcctctaaaaaaatgattcataaTTGATTTGCTCAAATATTGAATGGAACGTTATCTCATAATATTTATCTACGATTGACCGTGTGGTTGTCTTATCAGTCTTATCTTGTACGAAAAAGATTCCAAAGTCAAGTGGCGACAGAGATGCGACATAAAAACATGTTGCAAACACACCTGAAACACTTTTCATTTCACACCACTGAATCTTATCTCGCCGAAAAATAGCtccagtaatttttaaaagtcagaTACTGAATCAGTCCTTTGATAGCTGTGACAAAAATAGCACATTGTTTCGCCGCGAAATAtcgttatttacaaaaaagcaCGTTATAGGTGCTACTTTACTGATTATTACTCCATCATAGTCGTCATCTTCTAGGCAAACGTTTTAATTTGACATTATTTACGCTTAAAACTTGTTAGCGAGGCGTTAAAGCACTAATATTAGTATTTTTCcagttttatttacaaaatatggTCCAAGTAAACAACGCGGAGCAATACGGTAAGGttctgtttttaatttaaaataaaaaaaaaattgtaagaaaaatacaCAATTGAGCCCATTCAAGTTTTATCATCGCGCACACCTGTAACGCCCGCTGTAGCAcactattttataataataaattaatatttgctcAATGACACATTTTGTAATCATCGACACAAAATTATCACACACTGCAAGTCCACATAatgcacatattttttttcgcgcacAGATACAAGTGTCGTTTCGTGGTTCACAATTTGTTCAGTTGGTGCAGTCTTTTCACTCGTATTTACCGTAATGGGCATCAAATGGTGGTTTCGCAAACGCATCACCTTCGAGCATGATCCTGTCGTCGAGTCAATTGGCAGACCTGGCAGCAGATCGCATCTGCAAGACATTTCCGTCGCTACTACGGGAATTTATCGCCCTACCAAGGACCTTGATGGGTTTGAAGTATCAGAAAGGCCGAAATCGTTACCAcgtaagacattttttttttcaaatagatAACGCCGcgataatcaaatatttttcttgagaGTTATAAATCGATTGTGATAAGACCTTTTATGTTTACAGCGATAAAAACGAGACCATCAAGTGGACAACCTTTCTTGCCCGTACGTCACAGCTTTGTtgaaaatacggaaaaaccGATTCCGGAAGAAATTATTCCGATACCGGCGGAGCGGATTCCTCAAGAACCGCCATCGACGCCAATTTCGGCAGTTAGAGATGATTTTAGTAAACCCGTTGTTGTTGACATTAACATCCCAGACGAAGGCGGATACATTTTGCAGACAGATAATGAGCTGCCTAAACCAGAAGTACGACAAACATTGACTTTGGTGAACTATGAGGATGTCACAGTAGTTAACGAAGTACCGATTCCCAAAACTAGAAAAAAGCGGGAAAGTTCGCCTCCGGTAGCGGAAGAAAATACggatattgaagaaaatttgaacgGAAACAACGAAATAGTTGCAAGTagtgaaaaattgaacgaaTTTGAGGCATTTGTGGagcaagaaagaaaagaatttgAAACGATTCGTAAATTCATGCGACTTGAATCCGTTGAAATAAACGAAGATGATCacttgaaaatacaaaaaacagaagaaattgaagaaactTCCGTTAAAATCTATGAAGAACTACCAATTAAAGAAGAAACTGAACAACTTCCAGAAAAACTGAAACTTCCTCATCAGAATCTTGAAGAACCTCTGGATGCTTCGAAAGTTATTTCGCCAAAACCTCGCATGCGGAAgggaattttgaagaaaaaagctCCTCCAGTGCCCATTATTGCAGCAGTTGATGAGCCAAAGTCCGAAGAAACCAAAGAAAATGTCGAATCAGTAGCAATTATTCGTTGGACAGAAGATAATGGACCAAATGAAAGTTCAACCGATGATGTTATTACAGAGACAAATGAGTTAAATGTGAAGAAAGAAGTGTCATTTGATCGAAATGAACCAGAAATTATCGCAGAAAAAGAAATGGAAAAGCCAAGTGTGAAAGATATCATCAAAGAAATTGAGGAAGTTACACGAGAATATGAAGAAGAAacgaatttcaatgaaaatgatgaaaattttgaggatGTTGAGGTTAAAGAAGAGTTCGTTcaagtcataaaattgaatgaaacacatgaaaaattaagtgaaaatgaaaattttgaagaaaaagaagaatttgttCAAGTTTTGAAAGTTACTCATTTGGAGGAaactaaaaacgaaaaagaaaatgtggaaaaaattgAGGTTCAAGAAAAGTTTGTTCAAATTATTGAAGTGAATGATACAGAAAACAACatggaaaatgacaaaaatgaagaaaaacaagttttaaaGATCGAAAGTTTCGAAGATGAAGtcacaaaagttcaaaatgggTTCACGGAAGCAGATAAAAAGTCAGAAAATAATGTTGTAGAGGAAAAATTACAAGTTATTGTCACAATGCCGCCAGAGGAAgacgtaagaaatttttcttttaataaaagttcatttaaaaaaataattaaacttattttacaGCCATTGGAGAGTCCAAAGTTAGTCaagatgattaaaaatttagagaaaatggAAACATCTCAAGAAGAAATGTCTCTTCAAGAActggaaaaatattcaaaaattccgGAAACTTCATCAGACGACGAGGAAATTATGTTTTACGAAGCTACTGAATCAGttcaaatcgaaaaattagGAGATACGGAAATAATTTCAgtagaaaaagatgaaaaagtcACAGTGAAAGTACatgaaattcatttgaaagacacaaaaaatcaagttgAAGATGATTCGATgcaagaaatttcaattttaactgttgaaaaaacagaaattcaCACGAATAATGacaatttaggaaaaaatgacGACATTGAAACCCAAAAATCATCAGTCGATATCGAAATAACAAAACGTGAAGTAGTTTTGATCGAACAAGAACCCaaagaaaatcttcaaaacACGTCTGAAGATCTTTCTCCGACAAAAGAACCCGTCCCAACACCTcgtaaaatgacaaaaatcagCGACGAAAGTCTCCATTTGGAAATAAATGTGCAAGAAAAGGAAGTCATTCAATCATCGTCAGACTCTTGGGAGCCCCAAACTGTCGTTCACAACAATCAAGTGCTCGTGATGACTCCGCCGCCTTCATATCCGCCACCGATGTTGCCGAATTCCTATTTGAGTGACGACTCGGATACGTCTGTCAGTTCGAATGAATATGACGAACAAAATCCCCCGAAACCGCCAAAGAGATACAGAATTTATGTCGTGAATAATTCCGATAGTGAAACAACGAAAGTTAAGCCAATTTTGAAACAACGTCCTCCTCCGAAGAGAGTTTCGTTTGATAATGCGGAGCCAGATGTCTTTTTGCGATCGCCTGATGTGCCAGATTGGAAGGATGTGACAGAGAATGAGACCTTGGGAAGTCCCTTGATGCCGAATGTGTTGAGTGATTTTTCGCCAAGGATACGATCGCATGCGTTTGAAGAGTTTGAGgaagaaaaacaagaagaaaaagttgaaaaagagACTTTGGATGAGCAAAAATCCGAAGAAAcagtgaaaaatgttaaagaaattgaagaaaataacgaaaaaacgtcaaaaacagaagaaatttttgaagaaaagcaAGAAATAGAACATCCCAAAGAATCGAAAGTCACAAAAGAAGCCCCTGAAGAAGCAAAAATCCCTGAAAAATCAACAGAAAAAGTACTTGACATCACCCAACTCGAGCCCGTTAACGATATTCAAAGCCCACTTGAAGAAAAAGTCGCTTATTTTAAAACACTCgctgaaaaaattaacgaaagtCCCGTCAAAACTACTGAAAATCAACCTGAAAACCTAAAAACTCCTGAATTTCCttctcaagagaaaatttctaCACAAAAAATCCCTGAAAAAGCCAATgataaaccaaaaataattgaagttaAGGAGAAACCtgttgaaaaaatcgaaacctACGCTGAAGTAGTCATTCAAGCACGACAAAAATCTGAACCAGCAATTCCCCGACCAACATCTTTGTTCCTAAATGACGCCAAAAAAGCATTAACAAGCACCAACGCACGCAAATTACCTAAAAGACAACTTTCGGAACCAGCTTTATCCCCCCGAGACGCTCTAATGGCACAAATTCGATCATTCGGTGAgaatcaaaaactaaaaagccCAGAAAAAGAGCATTCAAAGGTCAAAATCGATGTAGAAGAtacgttaatttaatttcgatgTCTTAAAAAGTgccatttatgaaaaatttgtgcaataaaacttaaaaaaattataaaaaaaaagtatttactcACCTACTAAACCTCACGAGCGGGAACAAAAGACACAATTTCGAatgaaattcacaaaattcctTCCATGAACGGAACAAATATCCCGGATCTGGTTGATTTTGTCTCGTTATCCTCAAGATGTAAGTATAATATTTCTCCAAATCGTATCGCTTTTGATACCCATGCACCATAACAGACTTAAGTTTTCCCTCCTGTGCCATTGTGTAAGCGCGCGGCACGAAACTCAGCAATTCTCCGCCATCGCCGTCACTCGTAAATCTCATTTGTGCCAAATTATGCaggaaaaagttgaattgCGTGAATTTGGATTTCAGCGAAATGTGAATCATTTTCGCAAAACTCGCAGATGCCTCTGGATTTGATTGTCCCATCAGCAGAGCGTTTCTCACATAAGTCACCGCTTCCGTTGTCACACCTGGAATGCCACTTGTTGCCATTAACGCGaacaaatttaacaataaattgctGTGTTTTCGCACAATATTAAAGGCTCTGCAACACAAAtcgacaaaatattgaaatttatccgAGGGACGATCGCCGCCATTTATCACATAAGCCATATCCGACGTAAGCACAAACGGCGTTCGATCCCGCTTGAAATTCCCAAACATTTGCGCGTCGCCGAGAAATTTCCCGAAATCAATATGAAACAAATGCCCGGAGGTCTTCAGCATGATATTGTCGTTGTGTCGATCGCAGATGCCCAAAATGTAGGTAGCGACACTATAGCCGGCACAGGAACTCGTGAAATTCGTTACTGCTCTTTGGTATTCGAGTTGACTCGGATTTTGTTTTGCCAGCCATTCAGCAATTGGTTTATCCTTGAATGAGCCAATTAAACCGAATTCTGTTTGGATTTTACGCAACGTTTCCGCATCAGAGACCATTTCAATCATTCCCTTCTTGTCGCCGGTTGGAATGCAATCAAAAGTCACCATTTTCAGGTCGAGCCCTTCTTGCAGCCATAATTTGTCCATAATTCGCACAATTTGGAGCGTTAACATGTCTTGCTGTAAGTCATCGccacatttgaaaattgctgGAATGAGACCCGGATCGGGACCggtaaagtaaattttgagcgGCAACGtgtttgaattgaaataattgcAACTTTGACTTCGAACGCCCGTAACTTCGAGTCCGGGACCCAAAGGCAACGACGTGGGATGTTCCTGCAAGAGTTGATTGACTTTTTCTACTTCAGTTCGCAGCAACGGCAATCGATGAGATTCCTTTGCTTGTTTCACGGATTGTGCAATATCCGACAATTCCTTGCAAATCATGTTCTGATAAATGAATCTCGAGGCAAGTTTTTCGCCACAAATCGCCAATAACGCTCGCAACATGAGGCGATATCGTCGATGGAATCGTGCTTGATTGACAACTGCTTGATCTACGTTCAGTTCTAACGTGTTTTCGTTCTGTGGAGCCTCGCCAGGTAAGCTATGGGCCAATAACCAATACAGGTAATGAGCGACGCGAGGAGATTCCAAAGCTCTTGCAAGCAAAAGTCGCGCCAGAGGAGACGCTTCGTAAGTTTCGTGCTTCAGTGCTTGCAGTAATTGCGGTAAAAAGTCGACTAATTGATCATTTGAGATTTTGGAGAACCATTTGACGGCGGTTTTTCTCACTTCTAGGTCAGGATATCGTGATAACATGAGTTCCATTGCTTGTAAAGGCTCCAAAGGGGTCCAAGCTCGTAATAAAGAATGCAAATCTCGAACTGAATTGTAATCCCAACTATAGGCAGCGTGCAGGATTCGTGGCAGTGCATTCGGGAAGGAATGTAAATAGTAACGTTTCTCCCACAAAACTTCACGTTTATCCAATTTATCCAAGGGATAACCTTGTTCTGCTGTATCGATGAGTTCCTGCTGCAAATTGATGTCTAAACTgttaaaatccaattttggGCAAGGAGGAATATCCGTGTGAGGTTCTGGAAACACTAAAGTTCCTCCATAATCCGCTACTTGAATCCCTAACACAGGAAAATAAATTCCCAGAGGATGTGTGCCTTTTCCAGGTGCAGGACAGAAATATTTGTCTCCCGTTGGAGGCCACAGCGACAAAAGTAAATCTCCTTCGATCATTTTCCGttcaaaatcgaaaaattgaacTGCAGTCCATCCCAACTCCATTTTTGTGATGCGCCCTTCCTGCGTTTGGTTCTTCGCATTGGGATCTTGGGGGTCAACGGGCTCATTTACGCACCCGTACAACACGAAAATCAGTCTCGCCTCTCGTGGTAACATATTAACGGTAATTGTCTCGAACCGCAGCCACGAATCAAACTTGAGACGTGGATAAATGCCGCTAATTTCTTCGTTGTTGCTACATTGTCGCACAATTGGTTCGCCTAGGTATCGAGCTCCGTGGAAAATTTGCGCGCCCAAGATGTAATCGTCGTATTTCCAGTCAGGCGGTATGCGATGTAAGAAGTTGATGTGAATTT
The sequence above is drawn from the Culicoides brevitarsis isolate CSIRO-B50_1 chromosome 1, AGI_CSIRO_Cbre_v1, whole genome shotgun sequence genome and encodes:
- the LOC134833981 gene encoding phosphatidylinositol 4-phosphate 3-kinase C2 domain-containing subunit alpha, which gives rise to MSYKANDDHDPQFEAELEKAKALSLETHALEQFKQKRRLTAAGISTTSSYSSATSSNNGTTINDVTLREYKQQLERRLGRPLSGGSVDTWKTTSATGNNNNNVPRRASEIRPPEINRDVPDLMDFNAPSPTKPKDPQSEAHDNFKQLVEDMHKLNTQLQDVRNVTSMMPHPAFAPRVPPQTPSYGFQTQSQMQIVPYNPTQVAQLYPQLPPPQQQQSQDTKKPLTPDELQRLYSLNNAVVPRPAGYIPAQPPTYAGYYGTAPYSMYGSNASSGSSTPYQSIYPTAMPTGAAPKLPPRNSMPGQNTYQQTAPAIPPRVSSPAAITASSSNSSQLPQSNSTGSLNQSSKGYFEAESVQLRKKNRNQSGDLIDLSNGADDSRVSVLEAFDPLFIGDRSSSEDDKESVQSSYYSEYDPFDYIYSGGTQYSDPVYDAVTRADKTPISPSSGSGGRPIGWYLPTTSDRIPEDEDEPPPLPPRITPTEEEPVELRKPTSKLFQDVVLKRTYSREMLAFYEMVRELRSHYRYDDEKTNIGHVLAAQFVSQYPEGTSIKLLVYPELSALTNGGASTASIEGILSGYGQPVAFTCDITSTVEHVIMHVVCELEGQIIGSVSDYMLKTIGAQEWLSGDTALNQLECIHNCVKLERDIQLGLCRKSEKLLKVIARTQQDDIRDAEITVENILPREPSTCINYDQLIILLETLETEIDKLELAASDSSTRVLACSGVVQAVKAICALLGSIDTMKISTAINDLKTTCDMGHRKFMYSSDNRGSKIEIVSDQGNYAEVAFRPKTLFETMQRNCDKLRDAVRNLLDIYTHAFRVNFWVNTSSIATQKKEISTLHMLRPVQIHINFLHRIPPDWKYDDYILGAQIFHGARYLGEPIVRQCSNNEEISGIYPRLKFDSWLRFETITVNMLPREARLIFVLYGCVNEPVDPQDPNAKNQTQEGRITKMELGWTAVQFFDFERKMIEGDLLLSLWPPTGDKYFCPAPGKGTHPLGIYFPVLGIQVADYGGTLVFPEPHTDIPPCPKLDFNSLDINLQQELIDTAEQGYPLDKLDKREVLWEKRYYLHSFPNALPRILHAAYSWDYNSVRDLHSLLRAWTPLEPLQAMELMLSRYPDLEVRKTAVKWFSKISNDQLVDFLPQLLQALKHETYEASPLARLLLARALESPRVAHYLYWLLAHSLPGEAPQNENTLELNVDQAVVNQARFHRRYRLMLRALLAICGEKLASRFIYQNMICKELSDIAQSVKQAKESHRLPLLRTEVEKVNQLLQEHPTSLPLGPGLEVTGVRSQSCNYFNSNTLPLKIYFTGPDPGLIPAIFKCGDDLQQDMLTLQIVRIMDKLWLQEGLDLKMVTFDCIPTGDKKGMIEMVSDAETLRKIQTEFGLIGSFKDKPIAEWLAKQNPSQLEYQRAVTNFTSSCAGYSVATYILGICDRHNDNIMLKTSGHLFHIDFGKFLGDAQMFGNFKRDRTPFVLTSDMAYVINGGDRPSDKFQYFVDLCCRAFNIVRKHSNLLLNLFALMATSGIPGVTTEAVTYVRNALLMGQSNPEASASFAKMIHISLKSKFTQFNFFLHNLAQMRFTSDGDGGELLSFVPRAYTMAQEGKLKSVMVHGYQKRYDLEKYYTYILRITRQNQPDPGYLFRSWKEFCEFHSKLCLLFPLVRFSSLQTGIHVGRSNIKTVAERRVPVIRQFLVSLFNSADEIAHSDLVYTFFHPLLRDQQEADIHQKKVKDVRPPPVLTERVGGELKLSLQYHRGALTVMIHHARSLPIKTNGEEPNTYVKVYLKPDRSKSTKRKTKVVRKNCYPSFMETLEYRMPLEVIRSRVLQATVWSHDSLQENEFLGGVELPLDSFDLKDEILKWFPLISIPRSRV
- the LOC134838477 gene encoding muscle M-line assembly protein unc-89-like, which translates into the protein MENDKNEEKQVLKIESFEDEVTKVQNGFTEADKKSENNVVEEKLQVIVTMPPEEDPLESPKLVKMIKNLEKMETSQEEMSLQELEKYSKIPETSSDDEEIMFYEATESVQIEKLGDTEIISVEKDEKVTVKVHEIHLKDTKNQVEDDSMQEISILTVEKTEIHTNNDNLGKNDDIETQKSSVDIEITKREVVLIEQEPKENLQNTSEDLSPTKEPVPTPRKMTKISDESLHLEINVQEKEVIQSSSDSWEPQTVVHNNQVLVMTPPPSYPPPMLPNSYLSDDSDTSVSSNEYDEQNPPKPPKRYRIYVVNNSDSETTKVKPILKQRPPPKRVSFDNAEPDVFLRSPDVPDWKDVTENETLGSPLMPNVLSDFSPRIRSHAFEEFEEEKQEEKVEKETLDEQKSEETVKNVKEIEENNEKTSKTEEIFEEKQEIEHPKESKVTKEAPEEAKIPEKSTEKVLDITQLEPVNDIQSPLEEKVAYFKTLAEKINESPVKTTENQPENLKTPEFPSQEKISTQKIPEKANDKPKIIEVKEKPVEKIETYAEVVIQARQKSEPAIPRPTSLFLNDAKKALTSTNARKLPKRQLSEPALSPRDALMAQIRSFGENQKLKSPEKEHSKVKIDVEDTLI